One window of the Candidatus Firestonebacteria bacterium RIFOXYD2_FULL_39_29 genome contains the following:
- a CDS encoding biotin--[acetyl-CoA-carboxylase] ligase has translation MNIPDKEEQILILLKSSCPDCISGEELSKKFGVTRAAIWKHMHALMKQGYKIESHTHLGYTLISSPDKVLPAEIRDGLETEYMGRELYCFNEAGSTNEIAIKLAEGKVSEGAVVIAEKQTAGKGRLGRKWISPSGSGLWFSIILKPKINPQHSAKLTFISGLAVLDAIKSVTGLKAGLKWPNDVLVNGKKVCGILTEIKAGPDVINYQVIGIGVNVNLNENAFEGLLKNSATSLSVEAGKEVSRLKLLKEILKNIETGYELFKKEGFEPFLSRWKEHSVTLNNKVKVKGLLESFEGIALDIDDDCALILRLSSGEKKRVLSGDVS, from the coding sequence ATGAACATACCGGATAAAGAAGAACAAATACTGATTTTACTTAAATCTTCCTGTCCGGATTGTATTTCAGGTGAGGAGCTCAGTAAAAAGTTTGGGGTTACCCGGGCTGCTATATGGAAACATATGCATGCCTTGATGAAACAGGGATATAAAATTGAAAGTCATACTCATTTGGGATATACTCTGATCTCTTCGCCTGATAAAGTATTGCCGGCAGAGATAAGGGATGGATTAGAAACTGAATATATGGGACGGGAACTTTATTGCTTTAACGAGGCAGGCTCGACCAATGAGATTGCAATTAAGTTAGCTGAAGGGAAGGTTTCTGAAGGAGCAGTGGTAATTGCCGAAAAGCAGACTGCAGGAAAAGGAAGGTTAGGTCGAAAATGGATCTCTCCGTCCGGTTCCGGTCTTTGGTTTTCAATAATACTGAAGCCGAAGATAAATCCTCAACATTCCGCAAAACTTACCTTTATTTCGGGTCTTGCTGTGCTTGATGCGATAAAGTCGGTTACAGGATTAAAAGCCGGTTTAAAGTGGCCTAATGATGTACTGGTAAACGGAAAAAAGGTATGCGGCATACTTACAGAGATAAAAGCCGGTCCGGATGTTATTAATTATCAGGTGATTGGAATAGGGGTCAATGTTAATCTAAATGAAAATGCTTTCGAGGGGTTGCTGAAAAATTCTGCAACTTCTTTATCTGTTGAGGCTGGAAAAGAAGTATCACGTCTTAAACTTCTGAAAGAGATACTCAAAAATATTGAAACAGGTTATGAGCTTTTTAAGAAAGAGGGATTTGAACCGTTTCTTTCAAGGTGGAAAGAACATTCTGTTACTCTAAATAATAAAGTCAAGGTAAAAGGACTTCTGGAGAGTTTTGAGGGAATCGCTCTTGATATTGATGACGACTGTGCCTTGATTTTGCGTCTGAGTTCAGGGGAGAAAAAGAGAGTGCTGAGCGGCGATGTATCATAA